A genomic region of Raphanus sativus cultivar WK10039 chromosome 6, ASM80110v3, whole genome shotgun sequence contains the following coding sequences:
- the LOC108808634 gene encoding putative pentatricopeptide repeat-containing protein At3g47840, whose translation MIIFLTLVRNGGIFRHFCTASFEKPASLVSNQLNDQLKSLVRSGKLWDARQVFDKMPHRDVYSWTTIIQGYVSATNYDQALILFSAMHVEDPRVSADSHALSLALKACGQSQTSNLSFGESLHAFAYKTYLLSSVYVGSVLLNLYKRNGMIDESCRLFSELPCRNTVTWTTLITGLVHAGRHKEGLTYFSEMSRFKGLPDTFAFAIALKACAGLRQVQYGRGIHTHVILKGFGAVLDVANSLFTMYTECGEMRDGLRLFESMGEEKDVVTWTSLITAYSRIGQEENAVKTFFKMRNSRRVRPNEQTFASAFAACAALSRLVWGEQLHGNVFSLGLGDYLSVSNSMMSMYSACGELDSASALFRGMRCRDIISWSTIIGGYSQAGLAEEGFEYFSLMRRSGTKPTGFALASLLSVSGNVAVLEQGRQVHALAVYIGLEQSPTVRSALINMYSKCGSIVEASKVFEETEGGADIVALTAMINGYAEHGKSREAIDLFEKSLNVGFRPDAVSFISVLAACSHSGQLGLGFHYFNLMQEEYNMSPAKEHYGCMVDLLCRAGRLSEAEKMIDEMPCEKDDVVWTTLLRACTAERDIERGRRAAERVLEVEPTSSTALVTLANMYSSKGRWKEAAIVRKSMKSKGVIKEPGWSSILIKGRVSAFASGGRSHPQSDDIYSILELLVSCAEPRRDGSRLLLQ comes from the coding sequence ATGATTATTTTTCTTACTCTCGTGAGAAATGGCGGCATATTCCGACATTTTTGCACAGCTTCCTTTGAGAAACCGGCCTCCCTTGTCTCGAATCAGTTGAACGATCAGCTGAAGTCTCTCGTCCGCTCCGGAAAATTGTGGGATGCTCGCCAAGTGTTCGATAAAATGCCGCACAGAGATGTCTATTCATGGACAACCATCATTCAGGGATACGTATCTGCAACAAACTACGACCAAGCACTCATTCTCTTCTCTGCTATGCACGTCGAGGATCCTCGTGTCTCCGCCGATTCTCACGCCCTAAGTCTTGCACTCAAGGCTTGTGGTCAAAGTCAAACTTCAAACCTTTCGTTCGGAGAATCTTTACATGCTTTCGCATACAAAACTTATCTGCTCAGCTCTGTCTACGTGGGAAGTGTTCTATTGAATCTGTACAAAAGAAATGGAATGATCGACGAGAGCTGCAGACTTTTCAGTGAACTGCCTTGTAGAAACACAGTAACGTGGACAACACTCATCACGGGCCTTGTTCACGCTGGTCGTCACAAGGAAGGGCTTACGTACTTCTCCGAGATGTCAAGGTTCAAAGGCTTACCTGATACTTTCGCATTTGCAATTGCCTTGAAGGCTTGTGCCGGTCTCCGCCAAGTTCAATACGGACGGGGGATTCATACTCATGTGATACTGAAAGGCTTCGGGGCCGTTCTCGACGTGGCTAACTCGCTCTTCACAATGTACACCGAGTGTGGAGAAATGAGAGACGGGCTGCGTTTGTTCGAGAGTATGGGGGAGGAGAAGGATGTGGTTACGTGGACGAGCCTTATCACGGCGTATAGCCGTATTGGTCAAGAAGAAAACGCTGTGAAAACGTTCTTTAAGATGAGAAACTCTCGACGAGTGCGTCCTAACGAACAGACTTTTGCGTCCGCGTTCGCTGCTTGCGCGGCTCTTTCTAGACTTGTTTGGGGAGAGCAGCTCCACGGTAACGTTTTCTCTCTAGGGCTGGGGGATTATCTGTCAGTGAGCAACTCCATGATGAGCATGTATTCAGCATGCGGCGAGTTGGACTCTGCTTCCGCTTTGTTTCGAGGGATGAGATGCAGAGACATTATCTCGTGGAGCACGATCATCGGAGGGTACTCTCAAGCCGGTTTGGCCGAAGAAGGTTTTGAGTATTTCTCGTTGATGAGACGATCAGGGACAAAGCCTACGGGTTTTGCTCTTGCTAGCTTGCTGAGCGTTTCGGGAAACGTGGCGGTTCTTGAGCAAGGGAGGCAAGTCCATGCGCTTGCGGTTTATATCGGTTTAGAACAGAGCCCCACGGTTCGTAGCGCGCTGATTAATATGTACTCGAAATGCGGAAGTATCGTAGAAGCTTCCAAGGTGTTTGAAGAAACAGAAGGAGGAGCTGATATTGTTGCTTTGACGGCTATGATCAACGGATATGCAGAACATGGGAAGAGCAGAGAAGCTATCGATCTGTTTGAGAAGAGTCTAAACGTTGGTTTCAGACCGGACGCTGTATCTTTCATCAGCGTCCTCGCTGCTTGCTCTCATTCGGGTCAGCTTGGCCTAGGTTTTCACTATTTCAACTTGATGCAAGAGGAGTACAACATGAGTCCAGCCAAGGAACACTACGGTTGTATGGTTGATCTGTTATGTCGAGCGGGACGGTTGAGTGAAGCAGAGAAGATGATCGATGAGATGCCGTGTGAGAAGGACGATGTAGTATGGACCACGCTTCTAAGAGCGTGCACGGCCGAAAGAGACATTGAACGTGGAAGAAGGGCGGCAGAGAGGGTTTTAGAGGTGGAACCTACTTCTTCTACAGCACTTGTAACATTAGCCAATATGTATTCAAGCAAAGGGAGATGGAAAGAGGCTGCTATCGTAAGGAAGAGTATGAAATCAAAAGGGGTGATCAAAGAGCCAGGATGGTCTTCGATTTTGATCAAGGGTAGGGTTTCAGCTTTTGCATCTGGCGGTCGGTCCCATCCACAGAGTGATGATATTTACAGTATATTGGAATTACTAGTATCTTGTGCTGAGCCTCGTAGAGACGGTTCCAGACTATTATTACAATAA
- the LOC108808635 gene encoding lipid phosphate phosphatase epsilon 2, chloroplastic — protein sequence MPSSHAQSISFISVFTILSVMEWLGTNELSLFLTGLILALASYFTWLRVSQKLHTTSQVVVGAIFGSVYSTLWYITWNSLVQIPFTSSFSVQAAVFAVAAASALGFSVYVLLNWFRDDR from the exons ATGCCATCTTCTCATGCTCAATCCATTTCTTTCATCTCTGTCTTTACCATCCTCTCTg TTATGGAGTGGCTTGGAACCAACGAACTCTCTCTGTTCCTCACCGGACTCATCCTCGCATTGGCTTCTTACTTT ACATGGTTAAGGGTGTCTCAGAAGCTTCACACGACCAGTCAAGTGGTGGTTGGTGCCATCTTTGGTTCTGTTTACTCCACCTTATGGTACATAACTTGGAATTCACTTGTTCAAATACCTTTTACCTCATCATTCTCTGTACAAGCAGCCGTCTTTGCCGTTGCTGCTGCATCTGCTCTAGGTTTTTCAGTTTATGTGCTACTTAACTGGTTCAGAGATGACAGATGA
- the LOC108813066 gene encoding mannan endo-1,4-beta-mannosidase 7, translating into MKPLCLVTILSILIQQSYLKLGTDAFSSDGFVRTKGVQFSLNGYPYYANGFNAYWLMYVASDPSQRPKISAAFQEASRHGLTVARTWAFSDGGYRPLQYSPGSYNEDMFQGLDFAIAEARKHGIKIILSFANNYVSFGGKKQYVDWARSRGRPVSSEDDFFTDSLVKDFYKNHIKAVLNRFNTFTKVHYRDDPTIIAWELMNEPRCPSDPTGRTIQAWITEMAAHVKSLDRNHLLEAGLEGFYGQSSSPQRKTLNPPGQFGTDFIANNRIPGIDFVTVHSYPDEWFVDSSEQSQMEFLNRWLDAHIQDAQNVLHKPIVIAEFGKSTKKSGYSPAQRDGVFNTVYGKIYESAKRGGAAAGGLFWQLLGNGMDNFQDGYGIILSQTSSSTVNVIAQQSRKLTLIRRIFARMINVEKWKRARGYGPVRKGGHNIQN; encoded by the exons ATGAAGCCTCTGTGTCTGGTCACAATCCTATCGATCCTGATCCAACAAAGCTATTTGAAGCTTGGAACAGATGCGTTTTCGAGTGATGGGTTCGTGAGAACCAAAGGTGTTCAGTTTAGCCTCAATGGCTATCCATATTACGCTAATGGCTTCAATGCCTATTGGCTCATGTACGTTGCCTCCGATCCTTCCCAAAGGCCTAAGATCTCCGCCGCATTCCAAGAAGCGTCTCGCCATGGACTGACCGTAGCTCGAACCTGGGCTTTCAGTGACGGCGGTTACAGGCCTCTCCAGTATTCCCCTGGCTCTTACAATGAAGATATGTTTCAG GGTTTGGATTTTGCGATAGCTGAAGCAAGAAAGCATGGTATAAAGATCATACTCAGCTTTGCGAATAACTACGTGAGCTTTGGAGGGAAGAAGCAATATGTGGACTGGGCTAGAAGCCGTGGCCGTCCTGTATCTTCTGAAGACGACTTTTTCACAGACTCTCTTGTTAAAGATTTCTACAAGAATCATATTAAG GCTGTGCTGAACAGATTCAATACTTTTACCAAAGTTCATTACAGAGATGACCCGACCATTATTGCTTGGGAGCTCATGAACGAGCCTCGTTGCCCCTCGGATCCAACCGGAAGAACCATTCAG gCTTGGATTACGGAAATGGCTGCTCATGTGAAATCACTAGACAGAAACCATCTGCTTGAAGCTGGCCTGGAAGGTTTCTACGGTCAGTCCTCCTCACCGCAAAGAAAGACTCTGAACCCACCAGGTCAGTTTGGAACCGATTTCATCGCCAATAACCGCATCCCAGGCATTGATTTCGTCACGGTTCACTCTTACCCAGACGAATg GTTTGTAGACTCGAGCGAGCAGTCTCAAATGGAGTTCTTAAACAGATGGCTGGACGCGCACATCCAAGACGCTCAGAACGTTCTCCACAAACCTATAGTTATAGCGGAGTTCGGCAAATCGACGAAGAAATCAGGCTATTCTCCCGCGCAGAGAGACGGTGTCTTCAACACCGTGTACGGCAAGATTTACGAGTCTGCGAAACGAGGAGGAGCAGCAGCGGGAGGATTGTTCTGGCAGCTTTTGGGAAACGGAATGGATAATTTTCAAGACGGGTATGGGATCATACTTAGCCAGACCTCCTCCTCGACTGTTAACGTCATTGCGCAGCAGTCGCGCAAGTTGACTTTGATTCGGAGAATCTTCGCAAGGATGATCAATGTGGAGAAATGGAAGAGAGCCAGAGGCTATGGACCAGTAAGAAAAGGAGGTCACAATattcaaaactga